A genomic stretch from Pseudomonas alkylphenolica includes:
- the rpsE gene encoding 30S ribosomal protein S5, giving the protein MANNDQKRDEGYIEKLVQVNRVAKTVKGGRIFTFTALTVVGDGKGRVGFGRGKSREVPAAIQKAMEAARRNMIQVDLNGTTLQYATKSAHGASKVYMQPASEGTGIIAGGAMRAVLEVAGVQNVLAKCYGSTNPVNVVHATFKGLKAMQSPESIAAKRGKSVEEIR; this is encoded by the coding sequence ATGGCAAATAACGATCAAAAGCGCGACGAAGGCTACATCGAGAAGCTGGTTCAAGTTAACCGCGTTGCCAAAACCGTAAAAGGCGGCCGTATCTTCACTTTCACCGCGTTGACCGTGGTTGGTGATGGTAAAGGTCGTGTTGGTTTCGGCCGTGGCAAATCGCGCGAAGTACCTGCTGCGATCCAGAAAGCTATGGAAGCTGCTCGTCGCAACATGATTCAGGTTGACCTGAACGGCACCACTCTGCAGTACGCCACCAAGTCCGCCCATGGCGCGTCGAAGGTGTACATGCAGCCTGCCTCCGAAGGTACCGGTATCATCGCCGGTGGCGCAATGCGTGCCGTCCTGGAAGTTGCTGGCGTTCAGAACGTCCTGGCCAAGTGCTATGGCTCGACCAACCCTGTAAACGTGGTTCACGCCACTTTCAAGGGTCTGAAGGCTATGCAATCTCCTGAATCCATTGCTGCCAAGCGCGGCAAGAGCGTTGAGGAGATCCGTTGA
- the rplR gene encoding 50S ribosomal protein L18: MTDKKVTRLRRARKARLKMHELEVVRLCVFRSSQHIYAQVLSADGSKVLASASTLDKELRDGATGNIDAATKVGKLVAERAKAAGVSQVAFDRSGFKYHGRVKALADAAREGGLEF, from the coding sequence ATGACCGACAAAAAAGTTACTCGACTGCGTCGCGCTCGCAAAGCACGCCTGAAAATGCACGAACTCGAAGTCGTGCGTCTCTGCGTGTTCCGCTCCTCGCAGCACATCTATGCCCAGGTCCTTTCGGCCGACGGCAGCAAAGTCCTGGCCAGCGCCTCGACTTTGGACAAAGAACTGCGTGATGGCGCCACCGGCAACATCGACGCGGCCACTAAGGTTGGCAAGCTGGTAGCTGAGCGCGCGAAAGCCGCCGGTGTATCTCAAGTTGCCTTTGACCGTTCCGGCTTCAAGTACCACGGCCGCGTCAAGGCGCTGGCTGATGCTGCTCGTGAAGGCGGGCTGGAGTTCTAA